The Nitrospira sp. genome contains a region encoding:
- a CDS encoding alcohol dehydrogenase catalytic domain-containing protein, with product MARMQAVQASKPGGEWEVVEREVPEPGPGQVRIKVEACGICHSDMFVKEGYWPGLQYPRIPGHEVAGRIDKAGPNVTGWKQGQRVGVGWHGGHCGRCESCRRGDFILCRSGQVCGISYDGGWADYLVVPVEAVALLPDELAAEEAAPLLCAGITTYNSLRNSGARAGDLVAVQGIGGMGHLGVQYAAKMGFITVAIGRGKDKESLAKRLGAGHYIDAASVNPAEALQQLGGARVILATAPDGKGISALLEGLSPNGTLLLVAAPGDPITVNAATLILKRTSIQGWPSGTAKDSEDTLRFSTHAGVRPMIERYPLARASEAYRQMMRSEVRFRAVLTMNA from the coding sequence ATGGCTCGGATGCAAGCGGTACAAGCGAGTAAGCCCGGCGGTGAGTGGGAAGTCGTCGAGCGCGAGGTTCCGGAGCCCGGTCCAGGGCAGGTGCGAATCAAGGTTGAGGCGTGCGGAATCTGCCATAGCGACATGTTTGTAAAAGAAGGCTACTGGCCGGGACTTCAATACCCCCGCATTCCCGGCCATGAGGTCGCGGGAAGGATCGATAAGGCCGGACCGAACGTCACGGGGTGGAAACAAGGGCAACGGGTCGGAGTCGGATGGCATGGCGGGCATTGCGGCCGTTGCGAATCATGCCGCCGCGGCGATTTCATTCTCTGCCGCTCCGGGCAGGTCTGTGGCATCAGCTACGACGGTGGATGGGCCGACTACCTCGTCGTGCCGGTGGAAGCAGTGGCGCTCTTGCCGGACGAGCTGGCGGCGGAGGAGGCGGCCCCACTGCTCTGCGCCGGCATTACCACGTATAACAGCCTCCGGAACAGTGGAGCGCGAGCCGGTGACCTCGTCGCCGTGCAGGGAATCGGAGGAATGGGACACTTGGGAGTTCAGTATGCAGCCAAGATGGGGTTTATCACTGTCGCCATCGGCCGAGGAAAGGACAAGGAATCATTGGCGAAAAGACTCGGGGCCGGCCATTACATCGACGCAGCATCGGTGAATCCAGCCGAAGCACTGCAACAACTAGGCGGAGCAAGGGTCATCCTGGCCACAGCCCCTGACGGCAAAGGAATCTCGGCACTACTGGAGGGGCTGAGTCCCAACGGCACGTTGCTGCTCGTCGCAGCCCCAGGCGACCCCATTACGGTCAACGCCGCCACGCTGATCCTGAAACGCACCTCCATCCAGGGTTGGCCCTCCGGCACGGCCAAAGATTCCGAGGATACCTTGCGCTTCAGCACACACGCTGGAGTGCGCCCCATGATCGAACGCTATCCACTGGCCCGGGCAAGCGAGGCCTATCGGCAGATGATGAGAAGCGAGGTGCGGTTCCGCGCTGTCCTCACAATGAATGCGTGA
- the lpdA gene encoding dihydrolipoyl dehydrogenase gives MAESNYDVAVIGAGPGGYAAAFQASDLGLRTALIDQDPQLGGTCLLRGCIPSKALLHAARLLTDAEDADAWGIHFEKPRLDLAALRGRLQSIVGKLSKGVQTLASTRKVDVIQGKASFKDSKTLLLSAPDGTRDLSFAHAILATGSQPAMPPSLKLDDPRVMDSTGMLGVPDVPAHLLVVGGGYIGLELGTFYQALGSAVTIVETLPRLLAGTDPDLVRPLQQRMQRRFKAIRLNTTVEKLETRDEGVAATLTGAEGTSTEIFDRVLVAVGRKPNTEQLGLERTRIEVSPKGFVQVDRQMRTAEPTIFAIGDVAGEPMLAHKATHEGLIAARVIAGRQAAFDAAAIPAVVFTDPEIAWCGLTEEGAKAAGQAVKIARFPWAASGRAATLNRTEGLTKLILDPDSGRVLGVGLCGVGAGELISEGVLAIEMGALAEDLAASIHPHPTLSETVMEAAESFHGSPTHLFVPKRS, from the coding sequence ATGGCAGAATCCAACTATGACGTTGCCGTGATCGGCGCAGGGCCCGGCGGCTATGCGGCGGCCTTTCAAGCATCTGATCTCGGATTACGCACGGCATTGATCGATCAGGACCCGCAGTTGGGCGGCACCTGTCTGTTGCGGGGATGTATTCCGTCGAAAGCGTTGCTGCACGCTGCCCGTCTCCTCACCGATGCGGAGGACGCGGACGCGTGGGGCATCCACTTCGAGAAGCCGCGCCTGGACCTCGCCGCGTTACGCGGACGTTTGCAGTCGATCGTCGGCAAACTCAGCAAAGGGGTGCAGACCTTGGCAAGCACTCGCAAAGTCGATGTCATTCAAGGCAAGGCTTCGTTCAAAGACTCAAAGACACTGCTGCTGTCCGCCCCGGATGGGACACGCGATCTGTCGTTCGCCCATGCCATTCTCGCCACCGGATCGCAGCCGGCTATGCCCCCCTCTCTGAAGCTCGACGATCCGCGTGTGATGGATTCCACCGGCATGCTCGGCGTGCCGGATGTCCCCGCCCATCTGCTGGTCGTCGGAGGCGGCTACATCGGGTTAGAGTTGGGAACCTTCTACCAAGCGCTCGGATCGGCCGTGACGATCGTCGAAACGCTGCCGCGTCTTTTGGCCGGCACCGATCCGGATCTCGTGCGGCCGCTGCAACAACGTATGCAGCGCCGTTTCAAAGCCATCAGGCTGAACACCACGGTCGAGAAGTTGGAGACGCGGGATGAGGGAGTGGCTGCGACCTTGACGGGCGCCGAGGGAACGAGCACCGAGATCTTCGACCGCGTGCTCGTCGCCGTGGGGCGGAAACCCAATACCGAACAGCTTGGGCTCGAACGGACAAGAATCGAGGTCTCACCGAAGGGCTTCGTGCAGGTCGATCGGCAGATGCGCACAGCCGAGCCGACCATCTTCGCGATCGGCGACGTGGCGGGAGAACCGATGCTCGCCCACAAAGCGACGCATGAAGGGCTGATCGCCGCCAGAGTGATTGCCGGCCGTCAGGCAGCGTTTGACGCCGCCGCGATTCCGGCCGTCGTCTTCACCGATCCTGAAATCGCCTGGTGCGGGCTCACAGAAGAAGGGGCGAAGGCGGCCGGGCAAGCGGTGAAGATCGCGCGGTTTCCCTGGGCGGCCAGCGGCCGCGCCGCGACGCTGAACAGGACCGAAGGACTCACGAAGCTCATCCTCGACCCCGATTCAGGCCGCGTGCTCGGGGTTGGGCTCTGCGGTGTCGGCGCGGGAGAACTCATCTCAGAAGGAGTCTTGGCCATCGAGATGGGTGCGCTTGCCGAGGATCTCGCTGCCTCGATTCATCCGCATCCGACTTTGAGCGAGACAGTCATGGAGGCGGCTGAATCGTTCCACGGATCGCCGACACATCTCTTCGTTCCCAAGCGGTCATGA
- a CDS encoding lipoate--protein ligase family protein, translating into MRALRLLDLTLPFPVENLALDEALLDELDEQGGDPVLRFWEGDRHFVVLGRTSRLIDDVHLAACEGDGIPILRRASGGGTVLQGPGCLSYAFVLPLDLHPELGTIRATNRFILERIAAVLRRWEPATTFQGISDLAIGEMKISGNAQRRTRKTLLFHGTILHGMEPNLIARYLKHPARQPPYRSNRPHSTFLRTINVPSNTIKQAIAAAWDAESTDDMWPTARMPHTVAAVLARSP; encoded by the coding sequence ATGCGTGCGCTCCGTTTGCTCGATCTGACCCTCCCCTTTCCCGTTGAAAATCTTGCGCTCGATGAAGCCTTACTGGATGAACTGGATGAGCAGGGCGGAGATCCCGTGCTCCGGTTTTGGGAGGGCGACCGTCACTTCGTTGTGCTGGGTCGCACCTCTCGATTGATCGACGACGTCCATCTTGCCGCTTGCGAAGGAGACGGCATTCCTATCCTGCGACGCGCAAGCGGCGGCGGGACCGTCTTACAGGGGCCAGGATGCCTCTCGTATGCCTTCGTGCTACCGCTCGACCTGCATCCTGAGCTCGGGACTATCCGCGCGACAAATCGATTCATCCTGGAACGGATTGCCGCCGTTCTTCGTCGATGGGAGCCTGCCACGACTTTCCAGGGAATCAGCGACCTCGCAATCGGCGAGATGAAAATTTCCGGCAATGCGCAACGACGAACGAGGAAGACACTGCTCTTTCACGGCACCATCCTACATGGCATGGAGCCGAATCTGATCGCACGGTACCTGAAACACCCTGCACGACAACCACCCTACCGCTCGAACCGACCCCACAGCACGTTCCTTCGGACGATCAACGTTCCGTCGAACACCATCAAGCAGGCCATTGCCGCCGCATGGGACGCGGAGTCGACGGACGACATGTGGCCCACAGCCCGTATGCCGCACACCGTTGCGGCTGTCCTCGCGCGAAGTCCGTAA
- a CDS encoding YciI family protein, giving the protein MKYLLLVHHNETMFNKIPEGTRKDMLAESIRLCHQLHDKEQYVHASPLQPEATAAVVQVRDGKQMVTDGPFMETKEQLAGYFLITANDLDSAVRIATQIPGARIGTVEVRPVREISGLPNE; this is encoded by the coding sequence ATGAAATATCTGCTGCTGGTTCACCACAATGAAACCATGTTCAACAAGATCCCGGAAGGCACACGGAAGGACATGCTCGCGGAATCGATCCGGCTCTGCCACCAACTCCACGACAAGGAGCAATATGTCCATGCCTCGCCATTACAACCGGAAGCCACCGCAGCGGTTGTGCAGGTGCGCGACGGCAAACAGATGGTGACCGACGGGCCATTCATGGAAACGAAAGAGCAGCTCGCCGGTTATTTTCTCATCACGGCTAACGACTTGGATTCGGCCGTTCGCATCGCCACGCAAATACCCGGAGCGCGTATCGGGACGGTCGAGGTGCGACCGGTCAGAGAGATCTCGGGTCTGCCGAATGAATAG
- the aceE gene encoding pyruvate dehydrogenase (acetyl-transferring), homodimeric type, with product MSDDDRIVRPQVDTDPQETREWLDSLNYVLEQQGVERATYLFERLRDRLGERGAQVSAAVNTPYINTIPASQEPPYPGKLELERRLRSVIRWNAMAMVVKANKERPGIGGHISTYASAATLYEVAFHHFLHGKDAPQGGDIVYFQGHAAPGIYARSFVEGRLSEEALLRFRTEVTAGGRGLSSYPHPWLMPDYWEIPTVSMGLAPIMSIYQARFNRYLQDRGLKDTSRKRVWAFIGDGETDEPESLGALTLASRERLDNLIWVVNCNLQRLDGPVRGNGKIIQELEAIFRGAGWHVIKVIWGSSWDPLLAQDDEGLLVKRMGEVVDGWYQKYTVEGGAFARKHFFGADPRLLKMVESYSDEQIHKMLRGGHDPRKLYAAYRAAVEHRGQPTVILAKTIKGYGLGEAGEGRNITHQQKKMNERELREFRTRFSVPVPDEQLAAMPFYRPPAGSPEAAYLVERIKAMGGSIPERRVKVESLDTPELDQFKEFLEGSGERPVSTTMGFARMLGRLLGIKGFGKHLVPIIPDEARTFGLEALFRQYGIYSHIGQLYEPVDKSSLLYYFEATNGQILEEGITEAGAMSSYIAAGTAYATHGVNTIPFYIFYSMFGFQRVGDLIWAASDMRARGFLLGATAGRTTLEGEGLQHQDGHSHLFAGAYPTIASYDPAFMFELAVILQDGIRRMYRDREERSYYITLYNESYKMPAMPEGAEEGIREGMYRFRPSPERAKHRAHLLASGALVNETSRAQDLLLRYGVAADLWSVTSYNTLRTHAMEAERWNMLHPEETPRMSYLHKTAQALDGPCVAVSDYVRLVPQQIAPWIPGGVLTLGTDGLGRSDSRKALRRFFEIDAEHVTVATLYALFRRKIIEARLVTQAARDLGVSSDEGAPWRR from the coding sequence ATGAGCGACGACGACCGCATAGTCCGACCCCAAGTCGACACCGATCCGCAGGAAACTCGCGAGTGGCTGGACTCCCTGAACTACGTGCTCGAGCAGCAGGGCGTCGAGCGGGCGACGTATCTCTTCGAACGACTCCGTGATCGGCTGGGCGAACGGGGCGCGCAGGTTTCCGCAGCGGTCAACACGCCCTACATCAATACGATCCCCGCATCGCAGGAGCCGCCCTACCCGGGCAAGCTCGAACTCGAACGCCGCCTCCGCAGCGTGATTCGCTGGAATGCGATGGCCATGGTCGTGAAGGCCAATAAGGAGCGACCGGGGATCGGCGGACATATTTCCACGTATGCGTCGGCCGCCACCCTGTACGAAGTCGCCTTCCATCATTTTCTGCACGGCAAAGATGCGCCCCAGGGTGGAGACATCGTCTACTTCCAAGGCCACGCCGCGCCCGGCATCTACGCGCGCAGCTTCGTCGAGGGCCGCCTCTCCGAGGAAGCACTGCTCCGCTTCCGGACCGAAGTGACCGCAGGGGGACGAGGCTTATCGTCCTATCCGCATCCCTGGCTCATGCCGGACTACTGGGAAATTCCAACCGTGTCGATGGGCTTGGCGCCGATCATGTCGATCTACCAAGCGCGTTTCAACCGCTACCTGCAGGACCGCGGCCTGAAGGACACGAGCCGGAAGCGTGTGTGGGCCTTCATTGGTGACGGTGAAACCGACGAACCGGAAAGTCTCGGTGCCCTCACGCTTGCCTCACGCGAGCGGCTCGACAATCTCATTTGGGTGGTGAACTGTAATCTCCAACGCCTCGACGGCCCGGTGCGCGGGAACGGCAAGATCATTCAAGAGTTGGAAGCGATTTTCCGCGGCGCGGGCTGGCACGTGATCAAGGTCATCTGGGGCAGCAGCTGGGATCCGTTGTTGGCGCAGGATGATGAAGGCCTCCTGGTGAAGCGGATGGGAGAAGTCGTGGACGGGTGGTACCAAAAATACACCGTCGAAGGCGGGGCTTTTGCGCGCAAGCATTTTTTCGGCGCAGACCCTCGACTGCTGAAGATGGTGGAGAGTTATTCTGACGAACAAATCCACAAGATGCTACGGGGCGGCCACGATCCGCGGAAACTCTACGCGGCCTATAGGGCCGCAGTGGAGCATCGCGGCCAGCCGACAGTCATCCTGGCCAAGACGATCAAGGGCTATGGGCTGGGCGAAGCGGGTGAAGGCCGCAACATCACCCATCAACAAAAGAAGATGAACGAGCGGGAACTCCGCGAGTTCCGAACGAGGTTCAGCGTCCCGGTTCCCGACGAGCAGCTGGCTGCGATGCCGTTTTACCGGCCTCCGGCCGGGAGTCCCGAGGCCGCCTATCTCGTCGAACGCATCAAGGCGATGGGTGGTTCCATTCCTGAGCGGAGAGTGAAGGTCGAGTCCCTCGACACACCAGAACTCGATCAGTTCAAGGAATTTCTCGAAGGATCCGGCGAACGTCCGGTCTCCACCACGATGGGGTTCGCCCGCATGCTGGGCCGCCTGCTCGGGATCAAGGGCTTCGGGAAACATCTCGTGCCGATCATTCCCGATGAGGCGCGCACGTTCGGACTCGAAGCGCTCTTCAGACAATACGGCATTTATTCACACATCGGACAACTCTATGAGCCGGTCGACAAGAGTTCGCTCCTCTATTACTTCGAGGCGACCAACGGGCAAATACTCGAAGAGGGCATCACCGAAGCGGGCGCGATGTCCTCCTACATCGCCGCCGGTACTGCCTACGCGACGCATGGAGTGAACACGATTCCCTTCTACATTTTCTATTCGATGTTCGGCTTTCAACGGGTCGGCGATCTGATATGGGCCGCCTCCGACATGCGCGCCCGCGGCTTTCTGCTGGGTGCCACGGCGGGCCGTACGACATTGGAGGGCGAAGGTCTGCAACATCAAGACGGGCACAGCCATCTGTTCGCCGGCGCCTATCCGACGATCGCTTCATATGACCCGGCCTTTATGTTTGAGCTTGCGGTCATTCTCCAAGATGGAATAAGGCGCATGTACCGAGACCGGGAGGAGCGCTCCTACTACATCACTCTCTATAACGAATCCTATAAGATGCCTGCCATGCCGGAAGGCGCAGAGGAAGGGATTCGCGAAGGCATGTACCGCTTTCGTCCGTCACCTGAGCGAGCGAAACACCGGGCACATTTGTTGGCCAGCGGCGCGCTGGTCAACGAAACGTCACGGGCGCAAGATCTTCTACTGCGATACGGAGTGGCCGCCGATCTGTGGAGCGTGACGAGTTACAACACGTTGCGCACGCACGCAATGGAGGCTGAGCGCTGGAACATGCTGCATCCGGAAGAGACACCGCGTATGAGTTATCTCCACAAGACGGCGCAGGCGCTCGACGGCCCTTGTGTGGCCGTGAGCGACTATGTTCGCCTGGTCCCTCAACAAATCGCACCCTGGATTCCGGGCGGCGTGCTTACATTGGGCACAGACGGGCTTGGCCGAAGCGACAGCCGTAAAGCATTACGCAGGTTCTTTGAAATCGACGCCGAGCATGTGACCGTAGCGACACTCTATGCCTTGTTTCGACGGAAAATCATCGAGGCTCGCCTGGTCACGCAGGCGGCGCGGGATCTTGGAGTCTCGTCTGATGAAGGAGCTCCCTGGCGCCGGTAA
- a CDS encoding 2-oxo acid dehydrogenase subunit E2 yields MNVELPFLAEGVEGGDVVQLLVHEGDQVTEGQALIELETEKATVPVPAPAAGKVVRLLVRQGDHVKVGQALVELDGADHTAKPAENQKPEGSAVPPISHPPPAVEQQKEPNASPSEVPVDTEQSATMQAPSAPPAAASSSGGSAVPASPSVRRLARELGVDLAQVKGSESGGRITAEDVKLFVRQRSGRGGAPTEKDRTFMTMYGHEHREALPSIRRTIAANMTQAWTTIPHVHQFQDADITDLMTLHKRYAPEFKKKGATLTLTSLVLKAVVHALKQYPQLNASLDLTNGEVIFKDYYNIGVAVDTPAGLIVPVIHHADQKDLLQLSLELADLAERTRKREVKLEELRGSTFTVSNMGGIGAGPFTPIIYPPQVGILGLGRARMMPVYRDGQFVPRRVLQLCVAYDHRLVDGTVGARFTNEIVKVLEDFQAMFLGL; encoded by the coding sequence ATGAACGTTGAACTACCGTTTCTAGCGGAAGGCGTCGAAGGCGGTGACGTCGTCCAGCTGTTGGTGCACGAGGGCGATCAAGTGACCGAAGGACAAGCGTTGATCGAGCTCGAGACCGAAAAAGCGACGGTGCCGGTGCCGGCACCGGCAGCCGGAAAAGTAGTCCGCCTGCTTGTACGGCAGGGTGATCATGTGAAGGTTGGACAAGCGCTGGTCGAACTCGACGGTGCAGATCACACAGCGAAACCGGCCGAGAATCAGAAGCCGGAGGGATCGGCTGTCCCCCCTATTTCACACCCGCCGCCGGCCGTCGAGCAACAGAAAGAGCCGAACGCCTCGCCGTCCGAAGTGCCGGTGGACACGGAGCAATCGGCGACAATGCAGGCTCCGTCTGCACCCCCCGCGGCGGCCTCATCATCCGGCGGGTCCGCAGTTCCGGCATCCCCGTCAGTGCGCCGGCTCGCACGCGAATTGGGAGTGGATCTCGCACAGGTAAAAGGTTCCGAAAGCGGAGGCCGGATCACCGCCGAAGACGTCAAATTGTTCGTACGGCAACGAAGCGGCCGCGGCGGCGCCCCGACTGAAAAAGACCGCACCTTCATGACGATGTACGGACACGAGCACCGGGAGGCACTGCCGTCAATCCGGCGTACGATTGCGGCCAATATGACACAAGCTTGGACGACGATCCCGCATGTCCACCAATTTCAGGATGCCGACATCACGGACCTGATGACGCTCCATAAACGATACGCGCCGGAATTCAAGAAAAAAGGCGCCACGCTCACACTGACCAGCCTCGTCCTCAAAGCGGTGGTCCATGCGCTCAAGCAATATCCGCAATTGAATGCGTCGCTCGACCTCACGAATGGTGAAGTGATTTTCAAGGATTACTACAATATCGGCGTGGCAGTGGATACACCCGCGGGGTTGATCGTCCCGGTGATACACCACGCGGATCAGAAAGATCTTCTGCAACTCTCTCTGGAACTCGCCGATCTTGCGGAACGCACCCGCAAACGTGAAGTGAAACTGGAAGAGCTGCGCGGCTCGACATTTACGGTGAGCAACATGGGCGGGATCGGCGCCGGTCCGTTCACGCCCATCATCTATCCACCGCAGGTCGGCATCTTGGGCCTGGGCCGGGCTCGCATGATGCCAGTGTATCGTGACGGCCAATTCGTGCCACGCCGGGTTCTGCAGCTATGCGTGGCCTACGATCATCGGCTGGTGGATGGGACCGTCGGCGCGCGATTCACCAACGAGATCGTCAAAGTGCTGGAAGACTTTCAAGCGATGTTCCTCGGGCTGTAG
- a CDS encoding efflux RND transporter periplasmic adaptor subunit, producing the protein MNKSNWIGSVLLVTVVILVGVGLAAWKYESFQSEQAGSANQPEPMEAVTVAVARAIDHRQATTSIGTVLALRSITLKNELAGTVREVRLTPGQIVEAGTLLVALDVSVEEAELRAQEAQAALTRTVLARRQNLSHELATTQEEVDRARADLDIAQAQIARTKAIIARKTIRAPFRARVGMADVHPGQYLDEGTLLTTLQGVGEAVHVDFTVAQQVATGLRVGETVEVFAAGDSPVIPAKIVALDSRVDPTTRNAMVRARIEGARNIPAPGASVRVRIPVGPARTLVAIPVSALRKGPGGDQVFVIAPDKDGRARVHARQVESGTMIGDEIVIYTGLTPGEQVAALGSFKLRDGILIAIADTAANPSQEHRETEKP; encoded by the coding sequence GTGAATAAGAGCAATTGGATCGGATCAGTTCTCCTTGTCACCGTGGTGATCCTCGTCGGGGTCGGTCTAGCAGCCTGGAAGTACGAATCGTTCCAGAGCGAGCAAGCCGGCTCGGCCAATCAGCCTGAGCCAATGGAGGCGGTGACCGTCGCTGTGGCCCGCGCCATCGACCACCGTCAGGCCACCACGTCGATTGGAACGGTCCTCGCATTGCGCTCAATCACGCTGAAGAACGAATTGGCCGGAACGGTTCGGGAAGTTCGACTGACTCCCGGGCAGATCGTCGAAGCGGGCACACTGTTGGTCGCACTGGATGTCTCGGTCGAGGAGGCTGAACTTCGGGCGCAAGAGGCCCAAGCCGCGCTCACGAGGACGGTCCTCGCTCGCAGGCAAAACCTCAGTCATGAACTCGCCACGACTCAAGAAGAAGTAGATCGCGCGCGCGCCGACTTGGATATCGCACAGGCCCAGATCGCCCGCACCAAGGCGATCATCGCCCGCAAGACCATCCGTGCCCCATTCCGGGCCCGTGTCGGTATGGCGGATGTCCATCCCGGTCAATACCTGGATGAAGGAACACTTCTGACAACCCTTCAGGGAGTTGGTGAGGCGGTGCACGTCGACTTCACGGTTGCGCAACAGGTGGCAACGGGTTTACGCGTCGGCGAAACCGTTGAAGTATTCGCGGCCGGTGACTCCCCGGTCATCCCGGCCAAGATCGTCGCCCTCGACTCACGAGTTGATCCAACGACTCGAAACGCAATGGTGCGCGCCAGGATTGAGGGGGCCCGAAACATCCCCGCGCCCGGAGCTTCGGTACGCGTTCGAATCCCGGTCGGCCCCGCGCGGACCCTCGTGGCCATCCCGGTCAGTGCGCTCCGCAAGGGGCCGGGAGGGGACCAGGTGTTCGTCATTGCACCGGATAAAGATGGCCGGGCAAGAGTCCATGCTCGTCAGGTCGAAAGCGGGACCATGATCGGCGACGAGATTGTCATCTATACCGGTCTGACTCCAGGCGAGCAGGTCGCCGCCCTGGGCTCCTTCAAGCTCCGCGACGGTATCCTGATCGCGATCGCGGACACCGCTGCGAATCCGTCCCAAGAGCATCGCGAGACAGAGAAACCGTAA
- a CDS encoding class I SAM-dependent methyltransferase has product MNQMVPHKQFGVLLLAVLCLAGCAESTYQRLNDPSRDVWQKPQGVVEKLSIAPGSRVADLGAGGGYFTWHLAKAVGSRGTVYAVEVNETALNMIFKEMVARGTPNVRPVRAEPHDPRLPEPVDLVFSCDTYHQMEDRVAYFRSLGSSLRPGGRVAILDFHPRGLVAGLFGQRTAKEDVRLEMEAAGYRLVNDYNLLEQQHFQVFTKHEG; this is encoded by the coding sequence ATGAACCAAATGGTTCCTCATAAACAATTTGGAGTATTGTTGCTCGCTGTTCTGTGTCTGGCCGGTTGCGCCGAGTCAACCTATCAGCGCCTGAATGATCCCTCCCGGGACGTATGGCAAAAGCCGCAAGGAGTGGTTGAAAAACTGTCGATCGCCCCCGGATCACGTGTCGCAGACTTAGGCGCCGGTGGAGGCTATTTCACTTGGCATCTGGCCAAAGCAGTCGGCTCACGAGGAACCGTGTATGCCGTTGAGGTCAACGAGACGGCACTGAACATGATCTTCAAGGAAATGGTCGCTCGAGGGACTCCAAACGTGCGGCCGGTCCGAGCCGAACCCCACGATCCCAGACTTCCCGAGCCTGTCGACCTGGTATTCAGTTGCGATACGTACCATCAGATGGAAGATCGAGTGGCCTATTTTCGTTCCCTGGGATCGTCGCTGAGGCCCGGGGGGCGAGTGGCGATTCTCGACTTTCATCCTCGTGGACTCGTCGCCGGTCTGTTCGGCCAGAGAACCGCAAAGGAAGATGTTCGACTCGAAATGGAAGCGGCCGGCTACCGGCTCGTGAACGACTACAACCTACTGGAGCAGCAGCATTTCCAAGTGTTCACGAAGCATGAGGGGTGA